The proteins below are encoded in one region of Helianthus annuus cultivar XRQ/B chromosome 2, HanXRQr2.0-SUNRISE, whole genome shotgun sequence:
- the LOC110890376 gene encoding uncharacterized protein LOC110890376 — protein MKKPDIHYRFVRKQSKLDRFLVNSSFFNVWPEADVEAVSTFLSDHCPIILKTELSNFGPKSFRIFNSWYDKPGFYDTVVSALSKDPGVNGPPDICLLKKLGFLRAELKKWRDEMLKKKSEDLSAALSDLEEIEETLAVRILTEEDEWILIESKKILKEEEERKSSDLRQRSRIKWAKDDDENSKFFHASVNCRKSSNPIHGLDVNGAWVSKPSLIKKEVFKFFRAKFVEEWVSRPRLVCSDIRRIMGEESLFLDAQFCIEEIKSAVFGFSDDRAPGPDGFSF, from the coding sequence ATGAAGAAACCGGATATACATTATCGGTTTGTCAGGAAACAAAGTAAACTCGACAGATTCCTCGTCAATTCTAGCTTTTTTAATGTTTGGCCTGAGGCGGATGTTGAAGCGGTTTCGACGTTTTTGTCCGATCACTGTCCGATTATTTTAAAGACGGAATTGTCTAATTTTGGTCCCAAGTCGTTCCGAATTTTCAACTCTTGGTATGATAAACCGGGTTTTTATGATACGGTTGTTTCGGCCTTGAGCAAGGATCCCGGAGTTAATGGCCCTCCTGATATTTGTCTGTTAAAAAAGTTGGGCTTTCTCAGGGCTGAGTTAAAGAAGTGGAGAGATGAGATGTTAAAGAAAAAGTCGGAAGACTTGTCGGCGGCTTTGTCGGACCTCGAAGAGATCGAGGAGACCCTAGCAGTTCGGATCCTAACTGAAGAGGATGAGTGGATTCTTATAGAAAGCAAAAAGATCCTTAAGGAGGAAGAAGAACGGAAAAGTAGTGACTTGAGACAGAGGTCGAGGATTAAGTGGGCTAAGGACGACGACGAAAACTCTAAGTTCTTTCATGCTTCGGTTAATTGCAGGAAATCATCGAACCCGATTCATGGTCTGGATGTCAATGGTGCTTGGGTGTCGAAGCCATCTCTTATCAAGAAGGAGGTTTTTAAGTTTTTCAGAGCCAAGTTCGTTGAAGAATGGGTTAGCCGCCCTCGGCTTGTTTGTTCCGATATAAGAAGGATTATGGGAGAGGAGTCGTTGTTTCTTGATGCTCAGTTTTGCATCGAAGAAATTAAAAGTGCAGTTTTTGGTTTCAGTGATGATCGGGCCCCGGGCCCGGATGGTTTTAGCTTCTGA